From Triticum aestivum cultivar Chinese Spring chromosome 4A, IWGSC CS RefSeq v2.1, whole genome shotgun sequence, a single genomic window includes:
- the LOC123084591 gene encoding disease resistance protein RGA5-like, translating into MGRLLLKVGDLLTREYKLQTGVKDDVEYLKRELESMYAALCKVGDVPRDQLDKKVKLWANEVRDLSFIMEDIIDKFLVRVEGAEPAIKPRKLKDLSFIMEDIVDKFLVRVEGAEPAIKPRKLKKLMKKMGNLFSKSKTRHEISDEIKDIKLRVKEAADRRDRYRVNDVAVNPVGAITVDPRLLDFYKDQKELVGIDDSLNELTKMMSDGDGDVSKQLKILSIFGFGGLGKTTLAKEVYDKLKAQFDCCAFVPVGRNSSVKKLLNGILLEIAGQKYSELDERQLINKLRGLLENTRYLVVIDDIWDTKTWELVKTALVCNNCGSRIITTTCILEVATMASEVYKLQPLSLDLSKDLFHRRLYGAAIEWPNHLPAEVYDKILHKCGGVPLAIITIASLLVGKPVELWSKVYTSIGFGDEENEDVENMRKILLFSYYDLPCHLKTCLLYLSIYPEDHLIEKDSLIWKWVAEGFIHEEPGVGLFEIGERYFNELVNKSMIVPVEEALYLGMEMHVGTITGCRVHDMMLDMICLLSKEEKFVTVLDSDEQYTTSHCNARRLAVQHIVRPLASTSTLQARSLIAMCNIEMLPSLSCFEVLRVLALEGPYDSHHPSHLDHVGKLVHLRHLKLSSMDIGELPKEIGYLKFLLVLDLGRNSIRELPESIGRLSQLKCLNICETDIEVPYWIGNLTSLEELSLGEVDDDNFVIELGKLTELRKLYISGILKLSNDRAMNGWAESVDKVSKIQVIDISLVLGRRISHHEENPWERLC; encoded by the exons ATGGGGAGGCTGCTCCTCAAGGTTGGTGACCTCCTCACACGGGAGTACAAGCTGCAGACGGGCGTCAAGGACGATGTTGAGTATCTTAAGAGAGAGCTGGAGAGCATGTATGCTGCCCTCTGCAAGGTTGGGGACGTGCCACGAGACCAGCTCGACAAGAAGGTCAAGCTCTGGGCCAACGAAGTCAGGGATTTGTCGTTCATAATGGAGGACATCATCGACAAGTTCCTGGTGCGCGTTGAGGGAGCTGAGCCTGCCATCAAGCCACGCAAACTCAAGGATTTGTCGTTCATAATGGAGGACATCGTCGACAAGTTCCTGGTGCGCGTTGAGGGAGCTGAGCCTGCCATCAAGCCACGCAAACTCAAGAAGCTCATGAAGAAGATGGGGAACTTGTTCAGCAAGAGCAAGACTCGCCATGAGATCTCGGATGAGATCAAAGACATCAAGCTCCGCGTCAAGGAGGCGGCTGACCGACGTGATAGGTACCGGGTCAACGATGTGGCCGTTAATCCAGTTGGCGCAATCACTGTTGACCCTCGCCTATTGGATTTCTACAAGGACCAGAAAGAGCTCGTTGGTATTGATGATTCATTGAATGAGCTAACCAAGATGATGAGTGACGGGGATGGTGATGTGTCCAAGCAACTCAAGATACTCTCTATTTTTGGATTCGGAGGACTTGGCAAGACAACTCTTGCCAAAGAAGTGTATGATAAGCTTAAAGCGCAGTTTGATTGTTGTGCTTTTGTTCCGGTAGGACGGAACTCTAGCGTGAAGAAACTTCTCAATGGCATACTCCTTGAAATTGCTGGGCAGAAGTACTCGGAGTTGGATGAAAGGCAGCTAATCAACAAACTCCGAGGATTACTCGAGAATACAAG GTATTTGGTTGTCATTGATGACATATGGGATACAAAAACATGGGAACTGGTCAAGACCGCTTTGGTGTGTAACAATTGTGGAAGCAGGATAATCACAACTACTTGTATACTCGAAGTTGCCACAATGGCCAGTGAAGTATACAAGCTACAACCACTTTCTCTTGATTTATCCAAGGATTTATTTCATAGAAGATTATATGGTGCTGCAATAGAATGGCCTAATCATCTTCCAGCAGAGGTATATGATAAAATTTTACATAAATGTGGTGGTGTACCATTGGCTATAATCACAATAGCTAGTTTGCTTGTCGGTAAACCTGTGGAGCTTTGGTCTAAGGTATACACTTCTATTGGTTTTggggatgaagaaaatgaagacGTGGAGAACATGAGAAAAATACTATTATTtagctattatgatctaccttgtcACCTAAAGACTTGCTTATTGTATCTGAGCATATATCCTGAAGACCATCTGATTGAAAAAGATAGTTTGATATGGAAGTGGGTGGCCGAAGGTTTTATCCATGAGGAACCAGGGGTAGGACTATTCGAGATTGGTGAGAGGTACTTCAATGAGTTGGTAAACAAAAGCATGATAGTGCCGGTAGAGGAGGCCCTGTATTTAGGCATGGAAATGCATGTTGGCACCATAACTGGATGTCGCGTCCATGACATGATGTTGGATATGATATGCCTATTGTCAAAGGAAGAAAAGTTTGTTACTGTATTGGACAGTGATGAGCAATATACAACTTCACATTGCAACGCTCGTAGGCTAGCTGTTCAACATATAGTCCGACCTCTGGCTAGCACGTCTACATTACAAGCAAGGTCACTTATTGCCATGTGTAATATTGAGATGTTGCCATCACTTTCATGCTTTGAAGTTTTGCGTGTTCTAGCTTTGGAAGGCCCCTATGATTCACACCATCCTAGTCATCTTGATCATGTTGGAAAGTTAGTTCACTTGAGGCACCTCAAACTATCGAGCATGGATATCGGTGAGCTCCCAAAGGAAATAGGATATCTAAAGTTCTTGTTGGTATTGGACTTAGGTAGAAATAGCATACGTGAACTTCCAGAGAGTATTGGTCGACTAAGTCAACTCAAGTGCTTGAACATCTGCGAAACAGACATTGAAGTGCCATACTGGATTGGGAATTTGACTTCTCTGGAAGAGCTAAGCCTAGGAGAAGTTGATGATGACAACTTTGTGATAGAGCTAGGCAAGTTGACAGAGTTGAGGAAGCTCTACATTTCTGGAATTTTAAAATTATCCAATGATCGCGCAATGAATGGCTGGGCGGAGTCCGTAGACAAAGTGAGCAAGATCCAAGTCATAGACATTAGCTTAGTTTTAGGGCGTAGAATTTCCCATCATGAAGAGAACCCGTGGGAACG TCTATGCTAA